The following proteins are co-located in the Onychomys torridus chromosome 6, mOncTor1.1, whole genome shotgun sequence genome:
- the F3 gene encoding tissue factor, with amino-acid sequence MAIPVRPRLLAALAPTFLGCLLAQVTVAAGTPQKAFNLTWKSINFKTILEWKPKPVHYVYNVEISSGSSDWKIKCFLTSNTECDLTDEIVQDVHRIYQARVLSVPPNNTYLGDPPLTNAPAFLPYRDTKLGQPVIKNFKQVDRKLNVTVEDPRTLVRRNGTFLTLRDIFGKELSYSLFYRRDASTGKKEATTSTNNFFIDVDQGGSYCFYVEALINSRKINQRSPASITECTDQWRSIMGETLIIVGAVVFVVTVFIILLSIYLCKRRKGRAGQKRKEISPL; translated from the exons ATGGCGATCCCCGTGCGCCCGCGCCTCCTAGCGGCCCTCGCGCCCACCTTTCTCGGCTGCCTCCTTGCCCAGGTGACCGTGGCTGCAG GTACTCCACAGAAAGCGTTTAATTTAACCTGGAAATCAATTAATTTCAAGACAATTTTGGAGTGGAAACCCAAACCCGTCCATTATGTCTATAATGTGGAGATAAG ctCTGGATCTAGTGACTGGAAAATCAAATGCTTCTTAACCTCAAACACCGAGTGTGACCTCACAGATGAGATCGTACAAGATGTGCACCGGATTTATCAAGCAAGGGTCCTATCTGTCCCACCAAATAACACTTATTTGGGGGACCCGCCACTTACAAATGCCCCAGCATTTTTACCTTACCGAGACA cAAAACTCGGACAGCCGGTAATTAAGAATTTTAAACAAGTTGACCGAAAACTGAACGTGACAGTAGAAGACCCTCGAACTCTGGTCAGACGGAACGGCACCTTCCTCACCCTGCGGGACATTTTTGGCAAGGAGTTGAGTTACTCACTCTTTTACCGGAGAGACGCGAGCACAGGAAAG AAAGAAGCCACTACAAGCACTAATAATTTTTTCATTGATGTGGATCAAGGAGGAAGCTACTGCTTCTACGTCGAAGCTCTGATTAACTCCAGGAAAATTAACCAAAGGAGCCCAGCAAGCATCACTGAGTGCACGGACCAATGGAGAAGTATAATGGGAG aaacacTCATCATTGTGGGAGCAGTGGTGTTCGTGGTCACTGTCTTTATCATCCTCCTGTCCATATATCTGTGCAAGCGCAGaaagggcagagctgggcagaaaagGAAGGAGATCTCCCCACTGTGA